A section of the Flaviflexus equikiangi genome encodes:
- a CDS encoding glycosyltransferase family 2 protein has translation MNSSRVHVAVVIPAKDEVDLIASTIRSARAIPYVDLIVVVDDGSTDDTQSAARAAGATVVRHPVNRGKASALETGASVVAMRDAEGREPRLLMFIDADLSETAVQTAPLVEPVMSGQADCTIAVLPKQAGAGGHGLVTGLSRRAISALTGWSPTQPLSGQRCMTREAYESAKPLARGWGVETAMTIDMLVAGMTLQEIPCDLQHRPTGNDFSGQLHRAGQYRDVALAVNMRRLRGVRIASHYRVDPSSQRPGEPFSAYRVRPF, from the coding sequence GTGAACTCCTCTCGTGTGCACGTCGCGGTCGTCATACCCGCAAAGGACGAGGTCGATCTGATTGCTTCGACCATTCGGTCAGCGCGCGCGATTCCCTACGTTGACCTCATCGTCGTGGTCGATGACGGTTCGACGGATGACACGCAATCAGCTGCACGTGCGGCCGGTGCGACCGTCGTGCGCCATCCGGTCAACAGGGGCAAGGCGTCCGCCCTGGAAACCGGAGCATCCGTGGTGGCGATGAGGGACGCGGAGGGACGCGAACCCCGGCTCCTCATGTTCATCGATGCGGATCTCAGCGAGACCGCCGTCCAAACCGCCCCCCTCGTCGAGCCCGTCATGTCGGGCCAGGCAGACTGCACGATCGCGGTTCTTCCCAAGCAGGCCGGTGCTGGCGGGCACGGACTCGTCACGGGATTGTCGCGCCGAGCCATTTCCGCTTTGACCGGATGGTCCCCGACGCAGCCGCTGTCGGGACAGCGCTGCATGACGAGGGAAGCCTACGAGTCGGCGAAGCCGCTGGCACGCGGCTGGGGTGTTGAGACGGCGATGACGATCGACATGCTCGTGGCGGGTATGACTCTTCAGGAGATCCCGTGCGATCTCCAGCATCGTCCGACCGGGAATGATTTCTCGGGCCAGCTTCATCGTGCCGGCCAGTACCGGGATGTTGCTCTCGCGGTCAACATGCGCAGGCTGCGCGGCGTTCGGATAGCGTCCCACTACCGGGTCGATCCCAGCAGCCAGCGCCCAGGCGAGCCTTTCAGCGCCTACCGGGTGCGCCCCTTCTAG
- the pheA gene encoding prephenate dehydratase encodes MRFSYLGPRGTFTQMALMQVSSDESEHVPAVDVPAALRMVRRGETDFAVVPIENSVEGGVNATIDSLSNGSALRIVGEMLVPITFVLAAPEGTRLEDVKRISTHPHGWAQCQNWIADNLGDVIHVPATSTAAAAAAMAGGATNFDAALCNPLSAEQYGLTVLAEGVADNPDAVTRFITVGPENVPLPERTPSDKTTLQVQLPSDESGALLTMLEQFATRGVNLSRIESRPVGDSLGRYQFSIDCEGHVADERVQAVLIGLHRTCPLVRFFGSYPSAHQIPVKLRPGTADQDFSSARSWVAGLLETKD; translated from the coding sequence ATGCGCTTTTCCTACCTGGGCCCTCGGGGCACGTTCACGCAGATGGCACTCATGCAGGTCTCGAGCGACGAGTCCGAGCACGTTCCTGCGGTTGATGTCCCCGCGGCCCTCCGCATGGTCCGCAGGGGTGAGACAGACTTCGCGGTCGTTCCCATCGAGAACTCTGTCGAGGGCGGCGTCAATGCCACCATCGACTCCCTCTCGAACGGCTCCGCCCTCCGTATCGTCGGGGAAATGCTCGTCCCGATCACGTTCGTCCTTGCCGCCCCCGAGGGGACGCGCCTCGAGGATGTGAAGAGGATTTCGACCCACCCCCACGGCTGGGCCCAATGCCAGAACTGGATCGCCGACAACCTGGGCGATGTCATCCATGTTCCTGCCACCTCCACGGCGGCCGCGGCTGCGGCGATGGCGGGAGGAGCGACAAACTTCGATGCGGCCCTGTGCAATCCCCTGTCCGCGGAACAGTATGGTTTGACGGTTCTCGCGGAGGGTGTCGCCGACAACCCGGATGCTGTCACCCGGTTCATCACGGTCGGCCCGGAGAATGTTCCGCTGCCGGAACGGACCCCCTCCGATAAGACAACGCTCCAGGTGCAGCTGCCCTCGGACGAGTCGGGCGCCCTCCTGACGATGCTTGAGCAGTTCGCTACCCGCGGGGTCAATCTCTCGAGGATCGAATCCCGTCCCGTCGGCGACTCTCTCGGCCGCTACCAGTTCTCGATCGACTGCGAAGGCCATGTCGCGGATGAGCGCGTCCAGGCAGTGCTGATCGGCCTCCATCGGACATGCCCACTGGTTCGGTTCTTCGGGTCCTATCCGAGCGCCCACCAGATACCTGTCAAGCTTCGCCCCGGTACGGCCGATCAGGACTTCTCGTCGGCACGCTCATGGGTGGCGGGCCTGCTTGAGACCAAAGACTAG
- a CDS encoding diacylglycerol/lipid kinase family protein, protein MTWESWLAIAALLVALSALFLALSNRQAIATRLAKSSEHGQWALEHDADNVRSKPVVVIYNPVKNINVPTFKALVERMAAEAGYQDVRFSETTVEEPGSSQAKQAVSDGAGLVIAAGGDGTVRAVAAGLAKSGTALGIVALGTGNLLARNLDLPISSTEAMVRTALTGGTHAMDVGFLQADPLTESELLVLANEDPDALSVPDGDHAFAVIAGLGFDAAMVGDADAELKSKIGWVAYVASAVRNLTATKIHAKITAGAGHEVPIDARSIMFANCGKLPGGVVLAPDARLDDGWIDLVVIDTKGGLVGWADLVRRMGLAGMGVTNDGLPMTGMIDLRKTSRASVVTESPARVQVDGDVLGYASTVRARVEPGGLLVRF, encoded by the coding sequence ATGACCTGGGAATCATGGCTTGCGATTGCGGCCCTTCTCGTGGCGCTGAGCGCCCTGTTCCTCGCACTCAGCAACCGACAGGCCATCGCAACGCGTCTCGCCAAATCCTCCGAGCACGGCCAATGGGCGCTCGAACACGATGCGGACAACGTGAGATCGAAGCCCGTGGTCGTCATCTACAACCCGGTCAAGAACATCAACGTCCCCACCTTCAAAGCCCTCGTCGAGCGCATGGCGGCGGAAGCCGGTTATCAGGACGTTCGCTTCAGCGAGACAACAGTCGAAGAACCGGGCAGCAGCCAGGCGAAGCAGGCTGTCTCCGACGGTGCCGGTCTCGTCATCGCGGCCGGTGGAGACGGTACCGTGCGGGCCGTCGCAGCAGGGCTCGCCAAGAGCGGAACAGCTCTCGGCATCGTTGCCCTCGGTACCGGAAACCTCCTGGCCCGAAATCTCGACCTTCCCATCTCCTCGACCGAGGCGATGGTGCGGACCGCACTCACGGGAGGCACGCATGCCATGGATGTCGGGTTCCTTCAGGCGGACCCGCTGACGGAATCCGAGCTGTTGGTCCTCGCGAACGAAGACCCCGATGCGCTGTCGGTGCCGGACGGCGATCACGCCTTCGCCGTGATCGCAGGCCTCGGTTTCGATGCCGCGATGGTGGGCGATGCTGATGCCGAGCTCAAGTCCAAGATCGGCTGGGTTGCCTACGTCGCCTCAGCCGTACGGAATCTGACAGCCACGAAGATCCACGCGAAGATCACGGCCGGAGCCGGGCACGAGGTGCCGATCGATGCTCGTTCGATCATGTTCGCCAACTGCGGGAAGCTGCCCGGCGGTGTGGTGCTCGCTCCCGATGCTCGACTCGATGATGGTTGGATCGATCTCGTCGTCATCGACACGAAGGGCGGCCTTGTCGGCTGGGCCGATCTTGTTCGCCGCATGGGATTGGCCGGCATGGGTGTGACGAATGACGGTCTCCCGATGACGGGCATGATCGACCTGCGCAAGACGAGCCGGGCCAGCGTCGTGACGGAATCACCCGCCCGCGTCCAGGTTGACGGTGACGTTCTCGGCTACGCGTCGACAGTGAGGGCGCGAGTCGAGCCTGGTGGTCTCCTCGTCAGGTTCTGA